The genome window GAATTGGAATGGTTTTCTCATTTCGAATCAATACGGATCTTCTCTTACAATCTTCTCTTTTTTGTTGGATTGGAATCTCTTTTTTCGTCTTATCCACATCGACAACAATTTGGAAAAAATCCCTAGATATGAAACCATTGTGTTCTTCATTGCCTAATGGTTTGATGCGAAAATTTGGATCTGCGGGCTTAATAAAAGAACAATTTATTATAAAAAATAAATTGACAATTGTGATAGTTTGAAATAAATTATTTACCGTTGACATTGAGGGAACCATGAACACTGCAATTGAAACACTACCATATTTCCTGACTATCCTAGTTTCGTCACCGCTCCTAGGCATTTTCTGTTATTGTTTCTATCAGGTTTGGCTTCGCAAGTAATATTCAAACCTTCAATAAAGAAAGCGACAATCCATTCCTTTCCCGTATTCTGGCTCTGTGAGACAGATCTATAAATTTTTATTATCAGCGTTAGTTATATGCATTCCACTCTCTGGAATTGTATCCGATGATCTTTTCAAACAAGTTTCGATTGATCTTGAAAAAAAGATAAAAACCGTCGAGTTTGAAAATGGTCTTCGTTTGATTATGGTGCAAAGAAATGAATCTCCAACGATCGCAATCTATACAAAATTTCTAGTGGGTGCAGTTGATGAGACTCCCGAGATATCAGGTACGGCCCACTTGCTTGAACATATGCTTTTTAAAGGTACTCCCAATGTTGGAACTAGGGATTATGCTCGTGAGAAAAAATACCAAGATCAAATCGAAGTATGGGGTTCTCGGCTGGATAAACTTCGCCTAGAAGAAAAATCATATAAGGAAAAAGGAATTCTCGTTCCAAAAGATTTGTCTGATAAAATTACAGCCCAGTCTCGACGCTTAAGGAATCTAGAAAAATTACAAAATGAATTTATTATAAAAAGCGAAGATTCTTATATTTATGAACAGAATGGCGAAGTTGGATTCAATGCATATACTTCCCAAGATGTAACCAATTACCAGATCCAACTTCCTTCGAATCGTCTTGAAATATGGGCTAAGATGGAAAGTGATCGATTGAAAAATCCAATCCTTCGCGAATACTATACAGAGCGAGACGTTGTAATTGAAGAGAGAAGAATGCGGACAGAAAATTCTGGTGCGGGTTTGCTTCGAGAGCGTTTTATGTCTGTTGCAATGGAGGCTCACCCATATCGCAGACCTGTTATCGGTTATCCATCCGTGATTCCATTTTTGGATATTTTTGAAACCAAGGAATTTTTCAGGAAGAATTATCATTCAGGCAATATGGTAATTACGATCGTTGGTCAGTTGGATTTTGAGAATACAGAATCAATTGTTCGGAAATATTTTTCTGATTTAGCTCGTGGTGAGAAAAGAAAGGAGATCAAGATCTCAGAAATCCAATCTAGCGGAGCTAAGAAAGTTGAAGTTTTCTATCCAGCTGGTGAATCCATTCTTATGGGTTGGCGTAAACCTA of Leptospira sp. GIMC2001 contains these proteins:
- a CDS encoding M16 family metallopeptidase, which gives rise to MRQIYKFLLSALVICIPLSGIVSDDLFKQVSIDLEKKIKTVEFENGLRLIMVQRNESPTIAIYTKFLVGAVDETPEISGTAHLLEHMLFKGTPNVGTRDYAREKKYQDQIEVWGSRLDKLRLEEKSYKEKGILVPKDLSDKITAQSRRLRNLEKLQNEFIIKSEDSYIYEQNGEVGFNAYTSQDVTNYQIQLPSNRLEIWAKMESDRLKNPILREYYTERDVVIEERRMRTENSGAGLLRERFMSVAMEAHPYRRPVIGYPSVIPFLDIFETKEFFRKNYHSGNMVITIVGQLDFENTESIVRKYFSDLARGEKRKEIKISEIQSSGAKKVEVFYPAGESILMGWRKPTIPHPDNSAFDMLDAILAKGSTSRLYKRLVLDANLCSEVNASNGYPGERYTNIFLISMRNNQGADTSEIESIVWEEIEKIAKDGVNPEEIQKVKNDAISDFFRYLDSNGSLADSLGYYALVTGDWRNLFRIYDQMNSVTSLDLQRVASIYLKRDNVTIGYLKDPRLQAKNLKENDKGKK